One Pseudorhodoplanes sinuspersici DNA segment encodes these proteins:
- a CDS encoding sensor histidine kinase NtrY-like: MASADQSLPLDRSAGMPMGRRLSFRWISSTAVGAALLSALATFLVLSGLTPLPPTHNVVVSLLGINAIAALILIAVIAQEAYQIVQARRRGRAAARLHVRIVGLFAIIAAVPTILVAVVATITLDRGLDRFFSVRTKAIIENSLLVSEAYLREHAQMIQGDILAMAQDVARAKPLFDSDRERFQQFLTAQATIRGLPIAVILNGELEVIERTNLRVTQDFAIPNKEALKTLSETEPQIALLPDTNYVASVIKLRGYDSMYLYVARLLDPRVVSQLRETRASVSDYALMEARRLGVTVAFGLMYTVIALIVMLSAVLIGLNFANRLVAPIRRLIGAANVVATGNLHVQVPVHRSEGDLGQLGETFNRMTHDLRTQRDDLVNARDLIDSRRRFSEAVLAGASAGIIGVDHDGRISILNRSAEQLIASPGSDVMGKPLLAVAPELAELVRQAIDNGQRLTQGQVTLSRKGRERNLSVRVASEQTAEAEHGYVVTLDDITELVSAQRTSAWADVARRIAHEIKNPLTPIQLSAERLRRKYGKVITEDRAIFEQCTDTIVRQVDDIRRMVDEFSRFARMPKPVMEREDVADTVRQAVFLMRVGHPDIDIELSMVEDPMPARFDRRLVSQALTNIIKNGTEAIGVLPEGSPKGRIEVTATRVGDLVNIDVIDNGIGLPKEHRSRLLEPYVTTREKGTGLGLAIVGKILEDHGGGIELHDAAEKEPGRHGAWIRLRFAVNPPQASGTSSNEDSKTKRTSSVAT, encoded by the coding sequence ATGGCCAGCGCTGACCAATCGTTGCCGCTCGACAGGTCGGCAGGTATGCCGATGGGCCGCCGCTTGTCCTTCCGGTGGATCAGTTCGACCGCCGTTGGCGCAGCGCTGTTGTCCGCATTGGCAACATTCCTGGTCCTGTCCGGACTTACGCCGCTTCCACCGACGCATAACGTCGTCGTCAGCCTGCTTGGCATCAATGCCATTGCGGCGCTCATTCTGATCGCCGTTATCGCGCAGGAAGCCTATCAAATCGTACAGGCCCGGCGGAGAGGGCGGGCGGCCGCCCGGCTGCATGTCCGCATCGTCGGCCTGTTCGCCATCATCGCTGCGGTCCCGACCATCCTCGTTGCTGTTGTCGCGACGATCACGCTCGACCGCGGCCTCGACCGTTTCTTCTCGGTCCGAACGAAAGCAATCATCGAAAATTCACTGCTGGTCTCCGAAGCGTATCTGCGCGAGCACGCGCAGATGATTCAGGGCGACATTCTCGCCATGGCGCAGGACGTTGCACGCGCCAAGCCATTGTTTGATTCCGACCGCGAGCGCTTTCAGCAATTCCTGACGGCTCAGGCAACAATCCGCGGCCTGCCGATCGCTGTTATTCTGAACGGCGAACTCGAAGTGATCGAGCGCACCAATCTGCGGGTGACGCAGGACTTTGCGATTCCGAACAAGGAAGCTCTGAAAACGCTCAGCGAGACCGAGCCGCAGATCGCGTTGCTTCCCGACACGAACTACGTTGCCAGCGTGATCAAGCTGCGCGGCTACGACTCGATGTATCTCTATGTCGCTCGGCTGCTCGATCCGCGGGTGGTATCGCAACTGCGGGAAACACGCGCCAGCGTCAGTGACTATGCCCTGATGGAGGCACGCCGGCTCGGCGTCACCGTGGCCTTCGGACTGATGTACACCGTTATCGCGCTGATCGTGATGCTGTCTGCCGTGCTGATCGGACTGAATTTCGCCAACCGGCTGGTCGCGCCGATCCGCCGCCTGATTGGTGCGGCCAATGTGGTCGCGACAGGTAATCTGCATGTGCAGGTGCCAGTGCATCGGTCCGAGGGCGACCTCGGCCAGCTTGGCGAAACTTTCAACCGGATGACGCACGATCTGCGCACGCAACGCGACGACCTCGTCAATGCCCGCGATCTGATCGACAGCCGCCGCCGCTTCAGCGAAGCGGTGCTGGCCGGCGCCAGTGCCGGTATCATCGGCGTTGATCACGACGGCCGGATCAGCATCCTCAACCGTTCGGCTGAACAATTGATCGCCTCACCCGGCAGTGACGTCATGGGCAAACCATTGCTGGCGGTTGCTCCCGAACTTGCCGAACTCGTTCGGCAGGCCATCGACAACGGCCAGAGGCTGACGCAAGGGCAGGTGACGCTGAGCCGCAAGGGTCGCGAACGCAATCTGTCGGTGCGGGTAGCGAGCGAGCAAACGGCTGAAGCCGAACACGGCTATGTGGTGACGCTCGACGACATCACCGAACTGGTTTCCGCACAACGCACCTCGGCTTGGGCCGATGTCGCGCGCCGCATCGCGCATGAGATCAAAAATCCGCTGACACCGATCCAGCTTTCGGCCGAGCGCCTGCGCCGTAAATACGGAAAAGTGATCACCGAAGATCGCGCTATCTTCGAGCAATGCACAGATACGATCGTGCGGCAGGTGGACGACATCCGCCGCATGGTCGATGAGTTCTCGCGCTTCGCACGAATGCCGAAGCCGGTCATGGAGCGCGAGGATGTTGCCGATACAGTCCGGCAGGCTGTGTTTCTGATGCGTGTCGGGCACCCCGATATCGATATCGAATTGTCGATGGTCGAAGATCCGATGCCGGCGCGCTTCGATCGCCGGCTGGTGTCGCAGGCGCTCACCAACATCATCAAAAACGGGACCGAGGCGATCGGCGTGTTGCCGGAAGGATCGCCGAAAGGCCGCATCGAGGTAACGGCCACGCGTGTCGGCGATCTCGTCAATATCGACGTCATCGACAATGGCATTGGCCTGCCCAAGGAGCATCGCTCGCGTCTGCTCGAACCCTACGTGACGACGCGCGAGAAGGGCACGGGGCTTGGCCTTGCGATCGTCGGCAAGATTCTCGAAGACCATGGCGGTGGCATCGAATTGCACGATGCAGCCGAGAAAGAGCCGGGACGACATGGCGCGTGGATACGTCTGCGTTTTGCCGTCAATCCGCCGCAAGCAAGCGGCACCAGTTCGAATGAAGACAGCAAAACAAAGCGTACAAGCAGTGTGGCGACATGA